The Canis lupus dingo isolate Sandy chromosome 8, ASM325472v2, whole genome shotgun sequence genome has a segment encoding these proteins:
- the LOC112672713 gene encoding LOW QUALITY PROTEIN: olfactory receptor 2G3-like (The sequence of the model RefSeq protein was modified relative to this genomic sequence to represent the inferred CDS: inserted 3 bases in 2 codons), translating to MEKANVSSLMGFILLGFSDHPHLEAALFVFVLFFYLLTLVGNLTITIISYLHPLLHTPMYFFLSNLSLLDLCFTTSLAPQMLVNLRGPEKTITYGGCVVQLYISLALGSTECILLAVMALDHYVAICKPLHYVAIMNPRLCQQLASISWFSGLANSLIHATITLQLPLCGNHRLDHFICEVPALLKLACVDTTVNXIGAFLVSVLFLLIPPTLILISYGFISQAVLKIKSVEARHKACSTCSSHLTVVIIFYGTIIYMYLQPRNSCTQNQGKFISHFYTMVTPTLNPIIYTXRNRDMKVAVKTLLSKKLCSL from the exons ATGGAAAAGGCCAATGTGAGCTCCTTGATGGGTTTCATCCTTCTAGGCTTCTCAGACCACCCTCACCTGGAAGCTGCACTCtttgtatttgtcctttttttctaccTCCTGACTCTTGTGGGGAACCTCACCATCACCATTATCTCATACCTACATCCCCTCCTCCACACCCCtatgtacttcttcctcagcaACCTCTCCCTGCTGGACCTCTGCTTCACTACTAGCCTTGCACCTCAGATGCTAGTTAACCTGAGAGGTCCAGAGAAGACTATCACTTATGGTGGTTGTGTAGTACAACTCTATATTTCGCTAGCACTGGGCTCCACTGAGTGTATCCTCCTGGCTGTAATGgctttggatcactatgttgcCATCTGCAAGCCCCTTCACTATGTGGCTATCATGAACCCAAGGCTATGTCAACAGCTGGCATCCATCTCCTGGTTTAGTGGTTTGGCCAATTCGCTGATCCATGCTACTATTACCTTGCAATTGCCTCTATGTGGCAACCACAGACTCGATCATTTTATTTGTGAAGTGCCAGCTCTCCTCAAGTTGGCTTGTGTGGACACCACTGTCAA TATTGGTGCTTTTTTGGTTAGTGTCCTGTTTCTCCTAATACCCCCAACACTCATTCTTATCTCCTATGGCTTTATTAGTCAAGCTGTGCTGAAGATAAAGTCAGTGGAGGCAAGGCACAAAGCCTGCagcacctgctcctcccaccttACAGTGGTGATCATTTTCTATGGCACCATAATCTACATGTACCTGCAACCAAGGAACAGCTGTACTCAGAACCAAGGCAAATTTATCTCCCACTTCTATACCATGGTGACTCCAACCTTAAATCCTATTATCTACA TAAGGAACAGGGATATGAAAGTGGCTGTGAAAACACTCCTGTCAAAAAAATTGTGCTCCCTATGA